In one Zobellia galactanivorans genomic region, the following are encoded:
- a CDS encoding mandelate racemase/muconate lactonizing enzyme family protein, giving the protein MKISAIKTYPINVGFGSQLVVKVETDSGIYGWGASGLSGRELAVIGAIEHFKGFLIGKDARNIGALWQEMYRGQYFEGGRVLTAAISAIDIALYDIKGKALGVPVYELLGGKHRDYVDCFASVRFRTREELFEYSKTCIKEGWTMLRLAPAEFEAEGDKELFEPRQSIAIIAEWLTDLRKEVGTAITIGIDYHTRLTPAQTYSFMKRMPPGTLDYIEEPIRDENPEAYENLRKMVDIPFTIGEEFSSKWQFLPFLERNLTQYARIDICNVGGITEAMKVASLAEAHYIDLMPHNPLGPICTAATIHMAAACPNFGWLEEMNTPAQYMGTDAPEFYPIRPILNGPTYPVLDTPGLGVEFNEELAQEHTFKPIEIPRLRRKDGSFTNW; this is encoded by the coding sequence ATGAAAATATCAGCAATAAAAACATACCCTATCAATGTAGGTTTTGGAAGTCAGTTGGTCGTTAAGGTTGAAACGGATTCCGGAATATACGGATGGGGAGCTTCCGGTCTTTCCGGTAGGGAATTGGCCGTTATAGGGGCCATAGAACATTTTAAAGGTTTTTTGATTGGGAAAGACGCCCGAAATATTGGTGCTCTTTGGCAAGAAATGTACCGAGGACAGTATTTTGAAGGCGGAAGAGTACTTACGGCGGCTATTTCCGCAATCGACATTGCGCTTTATGATATTAAGGGAAAAGCCCTTGGTGTACCGGTATATGAACTTCTAGGAGGTAAACATCGTGACTATGTAGATTGTTTTGCTTCGGTTCGTTTTAGAACAAGGGAGGAGCTCTTTGAGTATTCTAAAACTTGTATTAAAGAGGGGTGGACCATGCTTCGTTTGGCACCTGCCGAGTTTGAAGCCGAGGGAGATAAAGAGCTTTTTGAACCTCGCCAGTCCATTGCTATCATAGCCGAATGGCTTACGGACCTGCGTAAAGAAGTGGGTACGGCTATTACCATAGGCATCGATTACCATACAAGACTTACTCCGGCACAGACGTATTCGTTCATGAAACGTATGCCGCCGGGAACATTGGATTATATAGAGGAACCTATCCGTGATGAAAACCCCGAAGCCTATGAGAACCTTCGTAAAATGGTTGATATCCCTTTTACCATAGGTGAGGAGTTTTCCAGTAAGTGGCAGTTTCTACCTTTTTTGGAAAGGAACTTAACACAATATGCACGTATAGACATTTGTAATGTAGGCGGGATTACAGAAGCGATGAAAGTGGCCAGTTTGGCGGAAGCACATTATATTGATTTGATGCCACATAACCCATTAGGGCCCATTTGTACGGCGGCTACCATCCATATGGCGGCAGCTTGTCCTAATTTCGGTTGGTTGGAAGAAATGAATACCCCTGCACAGTATATGGGTACGGATGCTCCTGAATTCTATCCGATACGACCTATATTGAACGGGCCGACCTATCCCGTATTGGATACCCCGGGACTTGGAGTGGAATTTAATGAGGAATTGGCACAGGAACATACTTTCAAACCAATTGAAATACCAAGATTACGACGTAAAGATGGCTCGTTTACCAACTGGTAA
- a CDS encoding MFS transporter, with protein MTDLHLNEKSSRKRYNILAMVFITVVINYLDRSNISVAAFAMKEDIGLSNVQMGYVFSAFGWTYACLQIPGGIIADKFPTRILYSLIMALWSVATLIQGMVSSFAALIGLRASIGVFEAPSYPTNNLVVTKWFPENERASAIAVYTSGQFLGLAFLTPVLVAIQSYFGWRGLFIISGIIGLVWAAIWYFFYRDPKDYKSISKKELEYIEKGGGLIGKNDVKKEERKKFDWNDFKQAFIYRKLWGLYIGQFCLGATTIFFLTWFPTYLVEFRGLDFLKSGFLASIPFLAAFFGVLLSGFTSDYLIKKGYSVEISRKTPIIIGMLLSTCIIGANYTDSTFFVILFLAVAFFGNGLASIAWIFISLMAPKKLIGLTGGAFNFIGGLAGIVVPIVIGYLVEDGDFSPALFFIGGIALLGFISYTFIVGKVERIVPKK; from the coding sequence ATGACCGATTTACACCTGAATGAAAAATCTTCACGGAAGCGTTACAATATACTGGCCATGGTTTTTATTACCGTGGTGATCAATTATTTGGATAGAAGTAATATCTCGGTAGCGGCTTTTGCCATGAAGGAAGATATTGGCCTGAGCAATGTGCAAATGGGCTATGTTTTTTCGGCCTTTGGATGGACCTACGCTTGCCTTCAGATTCCGGGAGGGATTATCGCCGACAAATTTCCGACACGCATATTGTACTCGTTGATAATGGCATTGTGGTCCGTAGCGACCTTGATACAGGGTATGGTAAGTTCTTTTGCGGCCTTGATAGGCCTTCGGGCCAGTATTGGGGTGTTTGAGGCGCCTTCCTACCCAACGAACAACTTAGTGGTGACCAAATGGTTTCCTGAAAACGAAAGGGCCTCTGCAATAGCGGTGTATACCTCGGGCCAATTTCTAGGTTTGGCCTTCTTGACCCCGGTACTTGTAGCCATACAGAGTTATTTTGGTTGGCGCGGACTTTTTATTATTTCCGGGATCATCGGTCTGGTATGGGCGGCTATCTGGTATTTTTTCTACCGAGACCCGAAAGACTATAAGTCCATCAGTAAAAAAGAACTTGAGTACATCGAAAAAGGGGGAGGTCTGATCGGTAAGAACGATGTGAAAAAGGAAGAGAGGAAAAAATTTGACTGGAACGATTTCAAACAGGCTTTTATCTATAGAAAACTCTGGGGACTTTACATCGGTCAATTCTGTTTGGGAGCTACCACCATTTTCTTTTTGACTTGGTTTCCGACGTATTTGGTAGAGTTTAGGGGATTGGATTTCCTAAAATCGGGATTTTTGGCTTCCATTCCTTTTTTAGCGGCATTCTTCGGGGTGCTTCTATCGGGCTTTACTTCTGATTATTTGATTAAAAAAGGCTATTCCGTAGAAATTTCACGAAAGACCCCTATCATCATTGGAATGCTTTTATCTACATGTATTATTGGGGCGAATTATACAGATAGTACTTTCTTCGTAATACTATTTTTAGCTGTCGCATTTTTCGGTAATGGATTGGCAAGTATCGCTTGGATATTTATTTCGCTTATGGCACCTAAAAAACTAATAGGACTTACCGGCGGGGCGTTTAACTTTATCGGTGGTCTTGCAGGTATAGTTGTACCCATTGTTATTGGCTATTTGGTTGAAGATGGCGATTTTAGCCCAGCTCTTTTCTTTATTGGGGGAATAGCATTGCTCGGATTTATATCTTACACCTTTATAGTAGGTAAAGTGGAACGTATCGTGCCAAAAAAATAA
- a CDS encoding glycoside hydrolase family 2 TIM barrel-domain containing protein: MIKHFLYVVITAVLLSSCGREPSNDSQFNVMTDFNFDWEFRLVDSTGQNDDWKNIRLPHDWSVEASFDSINGEGATGYLPGGVGIYRKKFPLQLKSDEKAYILFDGVYNNSEVSLNGKEVGEHPYGYSPFYYDISPYLNSEKDTNLIEVKVDRTRYADSRWYTGSGIYRDVKLLVKNKLHIPIWGVFVTTPKIEEKQAEVSVSVQIQNDFPEDKKAELRMEIYTRDGQKVNSHIQPIEVRGNNQSLQLQSVSLENPILWDVDKPYLYKVVSSILYEGKLIDQQETAFGVRSIRFDPDQGFFLNGKNRKIKGVCLHHDGGLVGAAVPDGVWRRRLQKLKEAGCNAIRISHNPGSQAFLDLCDEMGFLVQDEFFDEWDNPKDKRKNMNEQSVDYITRGYTEHFQEWAEKDLKNTVLAHRNHPSIIQWSIGNEIEWTYPRNAEATGFFNNMEWQGNYFFSEPPYSVEQIKEKLNTLPKEKYDIGVTAKKLAKWTRELDTTRYVTANCILPSASHLSGYADALDVVGYSYRRVIYDYGHKNYPDKVIMGTENLPQWHEWKAVMERPFISGLFLWTGIDYMGESNGGWPKKGTQSGLLDQAGFEKTSYHMMKTLWNDEPHLHLTTQSLDKSIYKLNEAGEPVEKKENGWEKALWFWHESNEYWNYETNEPTVVEVYSNCDEVELFLNDASLGRKQLKDFDDRIYKWSVPFVAGELRAEGFINGKKVGAEASLKTAQVPYAVQLSVDKNQLSANAYDVAHIVAQIVDEKGNPVRHGNAEISFSITGDVRLLGVDNGSARNVQDYQSTKIVTDKGRCLLIVQSNFNVGDVRIAAESEGLKTGELMLKLKAVD, encoded by the coding sequence ATGATAAAACACTTTTTATACGTAGTAATTACAGCCGTGTTGCTCTCTTCATGTGGCCGCGAGCCGTCAAATGACTCGCAGTTTAATGTTATGACCGATTTTAATTTCGATTGGGAGTTTCGTTTGGTCGATTCAACGGGGCAAAACGATGATTGGAAAAATATTAGGCTTCCTCATGATTGGAGTGTAGAGGCTTCTTTTGATTCTATAAACGGGGAAGGGGCTACGGGATACCTTCCAGGAGGTGTGGGAATATATCGTAAAAAATTCCCGCTTCAATTGAAATCGGATGAAAAGGCCTATATCTTGTTCGACGGCGTCTATAACAATTCCGAGGTTTCCCTAAACGGAAAGGAAGTAGGGGAACATCCCTATGGATACTCTCCGTTTTACTACGATATCTCGCCCTATTTGAATTCGGAAAAAGATACCAACCTGATAGAGGTGAAAGTAGATAGAACCCGTTATGCCGATAGTCGTTGGTACACCGGTTCGGGTATTTACCGAGACGTAAAACTCTTGGTGAAGAACAAATTGCATATACCTATTTGGGGCGTATTCGTAACCACCCCGAAAATAGAGGAAAAACAAGCGGAGGTGTCGGTGTCGGTTCAAATTCAGAATGATTTTCCTGAGGATAAAAAAGCGGAACTCCGAATGGAGATTTATACTAGGGACGGGCAAAAAGTCAACAGTCATATACAACCTATTGAGGTTCGAGGGAATAATCAAAGCCTTCAATTACAGTCTGTATCCCTTGAAAACCCAATTTTGTGGGATGTCGATAAGCCTTATCTCTACAAAGTGGTAAGTTCAATTCTTTATGAAGGAAAGCTCATAGACCAACAAGAAACTGCTTTTGGTGTACGGTCCATCCGTTTTGACCCTGATCAAGGTTTTTTCCTTAACGGTAAAAATCGAAAAATAAAAGGGGTTTGCTTGCACCACGATGGTGGATTGGTAGGGGCGGCCGTACCCGACGGTGTCTGGAGAAGGCGTCTACAGAAGTTAAAGGAAGCGGGGTGTAACGCCATCAGAATTTCTCACAATCCCGGCTCACAAGCGTTTTTGGACCTGTGTGACGAAATGGGCTTTTTGGTGCAGGACGAGTTCTTTGATGAATGGGACAATCCGAAGGACAAAAGAAAAAATATGAACGAGCAGAGTGTAGACTATATCACAAGAGGCTATACCGAGCATTTTCAAGAGTGGGCCGAAAAGGACTTAAAGAATACGGTTTTGGCCCATAGAAACCATCCGAGTATCATTCAATGGAGTATCGGGAACGAAATAGAATGGACGTATCCGCGAAATGCCGAAGCTACCGGTTTTTTCAATAATATGGAATGGCAGGGCAATTACTTCTTTTCAGAGCCACCGTATTCGGTAGAACAGATAAAAGAGAAACTCAACACCTTGCCCAAGGAAAAATATGATATTGGGGTAACCGCTAAAAAATTGGCGAAATGGACCCGGGAATTAGATACTACGCGATATGTTACGGCCAATTGTATTCTGCCCTCCGCAAGTCATCTCTCAGGCTATGCCGATGCACTCGACGTAGTAGGCTACAGTTATAGAAGGGTGATTTATGATTATGGCCACAAGAATTACCCGGATAAAGTCATCATGGGAACCGAAAATCTACCGCAATGGCACGAATGGAAAGCGGTGATGGAGCGCCCATTTATTTCCGGCCTCTTCCTTTGGACGGGAATCGATTATATGGGCGAATCGAATGGAGGTTGGCCCAAAAAAGGTACTCAAAGCGGTTTATTGGATCAGGCCGGTTTTGAAAAGACTTCGTACCACATGATGAAAACTTTGTGGAACGACGAACCGCATTTGCACCTGACCACACAGTCTTTAGACAAATCGATCTATAAATTGAACGAGGCGGGCGAGCCCGTGGAAAAGAAAGAGAACGGGTGGGAGAAGGCACTGTGGTTCTGGCATGAAAGTAATGAATATTGGAACTACGAGACCAACGAACCGACCGTTGTAGAGGTCTATTCCAATTGCGATGAAGTGGAACTCTTTTTAAACGATGCTTCGCTAGGCAGAAAACAACTTAAGGATTTTGACGATCGCATTTATAAGTGGTCTGTGCCCTTTGTTGCCGGTGAGCTTAGGGCGGAAGGTTTTATAAATGGAAAGAAAGTAGGGGCAGAGGCTTCATTAAAGACGGCTCAAGTGCCTTATGCCGTTCAACTTTCCGTAGATAAGAACCAACTATCTGCCAATGCCTACGATGTGGCCCATATAGTGGCCCAAATTGTAGATGAAAAAGGGAACCCTGTAAGACATGGTAACGCTGAAATTTCTTTCTCCATTACCGGCGATGTAAGATTGTTGGGGGTAGACAATGGTTCGGCCAGGAATGTTCAAGATTACCAATCGACCAAGATCGTAACCGATAAGGGGCGCTGTCTTCTTATCGTACAATCGAATTTCAACGTAGGCGACGTAAGGATAGCAGCAGAATCAGAAGGGTTGAAAACGGGTGAGTTGATGTTGAAGCTCAAGGCAGTGGACTAG
- a CDS encoding L-rhamnose/proton symporter RhaT — MTEGVLWAIFAGLMLGLYALPEKFTKGFKYENTWSLFFLLTMFVVPIIASLTLIQGFGEIFGNMPTDIWVKMGLTSFLWGIGVMMWSKAINHIGLSLGFSIFIGTIILVGSLLPFIEDGLPPSNVLTFILLGILVVLLGVILNGKAGLTREKDEAKIASEGAPAKGSMVTGIMIAVVGGLLATGFSYANAAGRPYLHEASVAQGNADWITAVAVMFPIFISGGIVMTAYFLWQLNAKNAWGEFKTPAFGKNLFLILIMAVFHYAASALFAYAAFKLGASGNTVGYAIFNTASVATAIVSGIVTKEWVSASPKARNLLYGGLGCMVVGIIIVAYANGLG, encoded by the coding sequence ATGACCGAAGGTGTATTATGGGCGATTTTCGCCGGATTGATGTTGGGCCTTTATGCCCTTCCCGAAAAATTTACAAAAGGTTTCAAGTATGAGAATACATGGAGTCTCTTCTTTCTTTTGACCATGTTCGTTGTGCCGATTATTGCTTCTTTGACCCTTATCCAGGGTTTTGGGGAAATTTTCGGAAATATGCCGACCGATATATGGGTGAAAATGGGCCTTACCAGTTTCCTTTGGGGAATTGGGGTTATGATGTGGAGTAAGGCCATTAACCATATTGGTCTCTCCCTTGGTTTTTCCATCTTTATCGGAACCATAATTTTGGTAGGCTCCCTATTGCCGTTTATTGAAGACGGACTTCCTCCCTCAAATGTATTGACCTTTATTTTGCTCGGTATTCTAGTAGTGTTGTTAGGGGTTATCTTAAACGGTAAAGCCGGACTTACCCGAGAAAAGGACGAAGCTAAAATAGCCTCCGAAGGTGCGCCGGCCAAAGGTTCAATGGTGACCGGCATTATGATCGCCGTTGTTGGTGGATTATTGGCCACGGGCTTTAGCTATGCCAATGCCGCAGGTCGACCTTACTTGCATGAGGCCAGTGTGGCCCAGGGCAATGCCGATTGGATAACGGCCGTAGCCGTAATGTTCCCGATCTTTATTAGTGGGGGTATCGTTATGACCGCCTATTTCCTATGGCAATTGAACGCTAAAAATGCATGGGGGGAATTCAAGACTCCGGCTTTCGGAAAAAACCTGTTTCTGATATTGATCATGGCGGTTTTTCATTATGCCGCATCCGCCCTTTTTGCCTATGCAGCCTTTAAGTTGGGGGCATCGGGGAATACGGTCGGATATGCCATTTTTAATACGGCTTCCGTAGCTACCGCCATCGTTAGCGGTATCGTAACAAAAGAATGGGTAAGTGCCTCCCCCAAGGCCAGGAATCTTTTATACGGAGGTCTTGGTTGTATGGTGGTAGGTATCATAATTGTAGCATATGCCAATGGTTTAGGATAA